One part of the Streptomyces lienomycini genome encodes these proteins:
- a CDS encoding patatin-like phospholipase family protein, with amino-acid sequence MADTALVMGGGGLTAYGWQVGVLAGLADAGVDLVDADVLAGTSAGSMLALELAGGRSPADLYKEQVGRERAMLDVDFTLGMTVRYLWAALGSRDPDTVVERIGRLALSVRDVPQTAVLDAIRPQLPAREWPERTVRMFAVDALTGEPTAFDADSGTDPLHALSASCALPPLFPPITIGAGRWMDGGVRSTTNADLVDDCARVVVLAPVPKGAGASPSARTQAEALAARGTRVALLTPDRAARRAFGRNALDASRIPGAAREGRRQGATHAERIGQIWHG; translated from the coding sequence GTGGCGGACACGGCACTGGTGATGGGCGGGGGCGGCCTGACCGCGTACGGGTGGCAGGTCGGCGTACTGGCGGGACTGGCCGACGCCGGGGTGGACCTCGTGGACGCCGACGTCCTCGCCGGTACGTCGGCGGGCTCGATGCTGGCGCTGGAACTGGCCGGGGGCCGGTCCCCGGCCGACCTGTACAAGGAGCAGGTCGGCCGCGAACGCGCCATGCTGGACGTGGACTTCACCCTCGGCATGACGGTCAGGTACCTGTGGGCCGCGCTGGGGTCACGCGACCCGGACACGGTGGTCGAGCGCATCGGCCGCCTCGCGCTCTCCGTGCGCGACGTGCCGCAGACGGCGGTCCTCGACGCCATCCGCCCCCAACTCCCCGCCCGTGAATGGCCCGAGCGGACCGTCCGGATGTTCGCCGTCGACGCGCTCACCGGCGAACCGACCGCCTTCGACGCCGACAGCGGGACCGACCCGCTGCACGCCCTGTCGGCCAGCTGCGCGCTGCCGCCCCTCTTCCCGCCGATCACCATCGGCGCGGGCCGCTGGATGGACGGCGGCGTGCGCTCCACGACCAACGCCGACCTGGTCGACGACTGCGCGCGGGTCGTCGTACTGGCCCCGGTCCCCAAGGGCGCGGGAGCGAGTCCGAGCGCACGGACCCAGGCCGAGGCCCTCGCGGCGCGCGGCACCCGGGTCGCCCTGCTGACCCCCGACCGGGCGGCCCGACGCGCCTTCGGCCGCAACGCCCTCGACGCCTCCCGCATCCCGGGGGCGGCCCGCGAGGGCAGGCGCCAGGGCGCGACCCACGCGGAACGCATCGGGCAGATCTGGCACGGCTGA
- a CDS encoding FAD-dependent oxidoreductase translates to MNERADRSGGAAPGGDRTHRVPVLVVGGSLVGLSTSVFLGRLGVRHTLVERHAGTSIHPRGRGNNVRTMEIFRVAGTEPDIRRAAATLADNHGILQTPTLVGDAGEWLFKQIDPGNGLARFSPSSWCLCSQNDLEPELLTHAVNLGGDLRFGTELLSFEADADGVTAVVKSRETGEHTTIRADYLVAADGPRSPVREQLGIGQSGPGDLFHNVSITFRSRRLADVVGDRRFIVCYLTDEDADGALLPVDNHENWVFHAPWHPEQGETVEDFTDERCAAHIRRAVGDPDLDVEITGKAPWHAAQRVARSYRSGRVLLAGDSAHEMSPTGAFGSNTGIQDAHNLAWKLAAVLEGWAGEALLDTYDAERRPVAEATSARAAHRSVEHSHPGFAPPPGMGGVGPGEGPGAGSGAGPGAGSGAGSGGGGRPGVAGGGAGGPGGSGGQGEPGGSGGSGGQGEPGGSGGSGGQGEPGGSGGSGGQGGPGGSGGPGRQGSQGRLGGPGGAPGGPGGPGAQSGQGGQAGTPGGPGGPGGPGTPGGAPGGAPGGVPGGGRGAAPGAGGPAGGPQRGILNVALGYRYPQGAVVGADPATPVVPEGLDLTGAPGSRAPHLWVRRGEERLSTLDLYEDSLVLLSDAAQPTGWHEAATGVAAAMRVPLTSYRVGGTAGADLIPDDEETDWARAHGVTRGGAVLVRPDGFVAWRSPGPAPDPEAMLRQVVGTVLART, encoded by the coding sequence ATGAACGAAAGAGCCGACCGGTCCGGCGGTGCCGCCCCTGGGGGCGACCGGACCCACCGCGTCCCGGTCCTCGTCGTCGGCGGGTCCCTGGTGGGCCTGTCGACCTCGGTGTTCCTGGGACGGCTGGGAGTCCGGCACACCCTGGTGGAACGCCACGCCGGCACCTCCATCCACCCCCGCGGGCGCGGCAACAACGTCCGCACGATGGAGATCTTCCGGGTGGCCGGCACCGAGCCGGACATCCGCCGGGCCGCCGCCACCCTGGCCGACAACCACGGCATCCTGCAGACGCCCACCCTGGTCGGCGACGCGGGGGAGTGGCTGTTCAAGCAGATCGACCCCGGCAACGGACTGGCCCGCTTCAGCCCCAGCTCCTGGTGCCTGTGCAGCCAGAACGACCTGGAGCCCGAACTCCTCACCCACGCCGTGAACCTCGGCGGCGACCTCCGCTTCGGCACCGAACTGCTCTCCTTCGAGGCCGACGCCGACGGCGTCACGGCGGTCGTGAAGAGCCGGGAGACCGGCGAACACACCACCATCCGCGCGGACTACCTGGTCGCCGCCGACGGCCCCCGCAGCCCCGTCCGCGAACAGCTCGGCATCGGCCAGAGCGGTCCCGGCGACCTCTTCCACAACGTCAGCATCACCTTCCGCTCCCGCCGCCTCGCCGACGTGGTGGGCGACCGCCGCTTCATCGTCTGCTACCTGACGGACGAGGACGCGGACGGCGCCCTCCTGCCCGTCGACAACCACGAGAACTGGGTCTTCCACGCCCCCTGGCACCCCGAACAGGGCGAAACCGTCGAGGACTTCACCGACGAACGCTGCGCCGCCCACATCCGCCGCGCCGTCGGCGACCCCGACCTCGACGTCGAGATCACCGGCAAGGCCCCCTGGCACGCCGCCCAGCGCGTCGCCCGCAGCTACCGCTCCGGCCGCGTCCTGCTCGCCGGCGACTCGGCCCACGAGATGTCCCCCACCGGCGCCTTCGGCTCCAACACCGGCATCCAGGACGCCCACAACCTCGCCTGGAAGCTGGCCGCGGTCCTGGAGGGCTGGGCGGGCGAGGCCCTCCTGGACACCTACGACGCCGAACGCCGCCCGGTCGCCGAGGCTACCAGCGCCCGCGCGGCCCACCGCTCGGTCGAACACAGCCACCCGGGGTTCGCACCGCCGCCGGGCATGGGGGGAGTGGGCCCCGGTGAGGGGCCTGGGGCGGGTTCCGGTGCGGGCCCCGGTGCGGGTTCCGGTGCGGGTTCCGGCGGGGGTGGGAGGCCCGGGGTGGCCGGTGGCGGGGCCGGTGGGCCCGGTGGGTCCGGCGGTCAGGGCGAGCCCGGTGGGTCCGGTGGGTCCGGCGGTCAGGGCGAGCCCGGTGGGTCCGGTGGGTCCGGCGGTCAGGGCGAGCCCGGTGGGTCCGGTGGGTCCGGCGGTCAGGGTGGGCCCGGTGGGTCCGGCGGCCCCGGCCGTCAGGGCAGTCAGGGCAGACTCGGCGGCCCGGGGGGTGCGCCAGGTGGCCCCGGTGGCCCGGGCGCCCAGAGCGGTCAGGGCGGCCAGGCTGGTACGCCGGGCGGTCCGGGCGGTCCCGGCGGCCCGGGCACTCCGGGTGGAGCTCCGGGCGGTGCGCCGGGTGGCGTTCCCGGCGGCGGCCGTGGTGCCGCGCCCGGCGCGGGTGGCCCCGCCGGCGGCCCGCAGCGCGGCATCCTCAACGTCGCCCTCGGCTACCGCTACCCCCAGGGCGCGGTGGTCGGCGCCGACCCGGCGACCCCGGTGGTCCCGGAGGGCCTCGACCTCACCGGCGCCCCCGGCAGCAGGGCCCCCCACCTCTGGGTCCGCCGGGGCGAGGAGCGCCTGTCCACCCTCGACCTCTACGAGGACTCCCTCGTCCTGCTCAGCGACGCGGCCCAGCCCACCGGCTGGCACGAGGCGGCGACCGGCGTGGCGGCCGCGATGCGGGTCCCGCTGACGTCGTACCGCGTGGGCGGAACCGCCGGGGCCGACCTGATCCCGGACGACGAGGAGACCGACTGGGCGCGCGCCCACGGAGTGACCCGCGGCGGCGCCGTCCTGGTCCGCCCCGACGGCTTCGTGGCCTGGCGCTCCCCGGGCCCCGCCCCCGACCCGGAGGCGATGCTGCGCCAGGTGGTGGGGACGGTACTGGCCCGCACCTGA
- a CDS encoding SchA/CurD-like domain-containing protein, whose product MTVSPVVATDAPTTDATDATATSGTAGSAAVAAEAGGGVSISAFDGSRVRVVLMLDIHDGMQQEFLDAYERIRDRVSAVPGHVSDQLCQSLENPTQWLLTSEWESAAPFLAWVNSDEHLDTVEPLQDCVRDTHSLRYSVLRETDGGRPAPGEPRSAPRVGGNVVRHALTFTVRPGSEAEAARLLSEYVSPDAHVDGSTRLLRTSLFMHGNRIVRAVEVRGDLQTALRHVARQPGVRAVEEALDPHLEQDRDLGDPQSARRFFTRAAMPAVHHATSRDRAGARRQRLALLYPVRTGAGPELARLLARQDASTAQDPDGPVLAATVFHRDDLVVRLVDVDGDPEDAPAAVLGLHGPEGAAGVERLLDTAAAGVDGPPAESRTLSRLLSRIRMTPLTDRRSAGS is encoded by the coding sequence ATGACGGTCTCTCCCGTCGTAGCGACGGATGCCCCGACCACGGACGCGACGGATGCCACGGCGACGTCGGGCACGGCCGGGTCCGCGGCCGTGGCGGCGGAAGCGGGCGGCGGCGTGTCGATATCCGCGTTCGACGGTTCCCGCGTGCGGGTGGTCCTGATGCTGGACATCCACGACGGAATGCAGCAGGAGTTCCTGGACGCCTACGAGCGCATCCGCGACCGGGTCTCCGCCGTGCCGGGACACGTCAGCGACCAGCTGTGCCAGTCCCTGGAGAATCCGACCCAGTGGCTGCTGACCAGCGAGTGGGAGAGCGCCGCGCCCTTCCTGGCGTGGGTCAACAGCGACGAGCACCTGGACACCGTCGAGCCGCTCCAGGACTGCGTCCGCGACACCCACTCGCTGCGCTACAGCGTGCTGCGCGAGACCGACGGCGGGCGGCCCGCGCCGGGTGAGCCGCGCTCCGCGCCCCGCGTCGGGGGCAACGTCGTACGGCACGCGCTGACCTTCACCGTACGGCCCGGCAGTGAGGCCGAGGCCGCCCGGCTGCTGTCCGAGTACGTGTCGCCCGACGCCCACGTGGACGGTTCCACGCGGCTGCTGCGCACGTCGCTGTTCATGCACGGCAACCGGATCGTGCGCGCCGTGGAGGTGCGGGGCGACCTGCAGACCGCGCTGCGCCACGTGGCCCGGCAGCCGGGGGTGCGGGCCGTCGAGGAGGCCCTCGATCCGCATCTGGAGCAGGACCGGGACCTCGGCGACCCGCAGTCCGCCCGGCGGTTCTTCACCCGGGCCGCCATGCCGGCCGTGCACCACGCGACGTCCCGCGACCGGGCCGGCGCGCGCAGGCAGCGGCTCGCGCTGCTCTACCCGGTGCGCACCGGTGCCGGTCCGGAACTGGCCCGGCTGCTGGCCCGCCAGGACGCGTCCACCGCGCAGGACCCGGACGGCCCCGTCCTCGCCGCGACCGTCTTCCACCGCGACGACCTCGTCGTGCGGCTCGTCGACGTGGACGGCGACCCCGAGGACGCGCCCGCCGCCGTCCTGGGCCTGCACGGCCCGGAGGGTGCCGCGGGGGTCGAACGGCTGCTGGACACCGCGGCGGCCGGGGTCGACGGGCCGCCCGCCGAGAGCCGGACGCTGTCCCGGCTGCTCTCCCGGATCCGTATGACGCCGCTCACCGACCGGCGTTCGGCCGGCTCCTGA